The following are from one region of the Centropristis striata isolate RG_2023a ecotype Rhode Island chromosome 19, C.striata_1.0, whole genome shotgun sequence genome:
- the lhx3 gene encoding LIM/homeobox protein Lhx3 isoform X1, giving the protein MDGNSERNSPKEAPNNTEMLLALLSHSEELRKEIPVCAGCNQHIVDRFILKVLDRHWHSKCLKCSDCQAQLSEKCFSRGDSVYCKEDFFKRFGTKCAACQQGIPPTQVVRRAQDFVYHLHCFACIVCKRQLATGDEYYLMEDSRLVCKADYETAKQREADSTAKRPRTTITAKQLETLKNAYNNSPKPARHVREQLSSETGLDMRVVQVWFQNRRAKEKRLKKDAGRQRWGQYFRNMKRSRGSSKSDKDSIQEEGMDSDAEVSFTDEPPMSELGLTNGIYSSLSESSPAMGGRQGGNNHSSFPLEHGVLPSQDQFHDIRSNSPYGLPQSPGSLQALPRHQPLISSLVYPDSGLSIMTQGSGPGINPAMRVSMGAANGPSSDLSTGSSGGYPDFPASPASWLDEVDHGQF; this is encoded by the exons ATGGATGGAAACAGTGAGCGCAACTCTCCAAAAGAGGCACCAAATAACACGGAGATGCTCCTTGCTTTGCTGTCGCACAGTGAGGAGCTGCGGAAAG AAATCCCCGTATGTGCAGGCTGCAATCAACACATCGTGGACCGCTTTATCCTCAAAGTGCTGGATCGCCACTGGCACAGCAAGTGCCTGAAATGCAGCGACTGCCAGGCGCAACTGTCGGAGAAGTGCTTCAGCAGGGGCGACAGCGTCTACTGCAAAGAGGATTTCTTCAA GAGATTCGGGACCAAATGCGCAGCGTGTCAGCAGGGCATACCGCCCACACAGGTGGTGAGGAGAGCGCAGGACTTCGTCTACCACCTACACTGTTTCGCCTGTATCGTGTGCAAGAGGCAGCTGGCCACAGGTGACGAGTACTACCTGATGGAGGACAGCAGGCTGGTGTGCAAGGCCGACTACGAGACCGCCAAACAGAGAG aagcAGACTCGACTGCAAAAAGGCCACGAACGACCATCACTGCTAAACAGCTGGAAACACTGAAGAATGCTTACAATAATTCTCCCAAACCTGCCCGCCACGTCCGAGAGCAGCTATCATCAGAGACGGGCCTGGATATGCGGGTTGTGCAG GTTTGGTTTCAGAACAGGCGAGCTAAAGAGAAAAGGCTAAAGAAAGACGCCGGTCGGCAGAGATGGGGGCAGTACTTCCGCAACATGAAGAGGTCACGAGGAAGCTCCAAATCTGACAAGGACAGCATTCAGGAGGAGGGCATGGACAGTGACGCAGAGGTGTCCTTCACAG ATGAACCACCGATGTCAGAGCTTGGCCTCACTAACGGCATCTACAGCAGCCTGAGTGAGTCCTCTCCAGCTATGGGGGGCCGCCAAGGGGGAAACAACCACAGCTCCTTCCCCCTGGAGCACGGCGTCCTCCCTTCTCAAGACCAGTTCCATGACATCCGCTCCAACAGCCCCTACGGCCTTCCTCAGTCACCGGGGTCGCTTCAGGCACTACCCAGACACCAGCCTCTCATCTCCAGCTTGGTCTACCCCGACTCCGGCCTTTCTATCATGACCCAGGGCAGCGGGCCGGGGATCAACCCTGCCATGAGGGTCTCCATGGGGGCTGCTAATGGCCCCAGCTCGGACCTCTCGACTGGCAGCAGCGGAGGATACCCAGACTTTCCTGCCAGTCCTGCCTCCTGGTTAGATGAAGTGGACCATGGGCAGTTTTGA
- the lhx3 gene encoding LIM/homeobox protein Lhx3 isoform X3: MLLEHPGSSCQNTGNFSRYSSGQEIPVCAGCNQHIVDRFILKVLDRHWHSKCLKCSDCQAQLSEKCFSRGDSVYCKEDFFKRFGTKCAACQQGIPPTQVVRRAQDFVYHLHCFACIVCKRQLATGDEYYLMEDSRLVCKADYETAKQREADSTAKRPRTTITAKQLETLKNAYNNSPKPARHVREQLSSETGLDMRVVQVWFQNRRAKEKRLKKDAGRQRWGQYFRNMKRSRGSSKSDKDSIQEEGMDSDAEVSFTDEPPMSELGLTNGIYSSLSESSPAMGGRQGGNNHSSFPLEHGVLPSQDQFHDIRSNSPYGLPQSPGSLQALPRHQPLISSLVYPDSGLSIMTQGSGPGINPAMRVSMGAANGPSSDLSTGSSGGYPDFPASPASWLDEVDHGQF, from the exons ATGTTGCTTGAGCACCCGGGGTCAAGCTGTCAAAACACCGGAAATTTCTCCCGGTACAGTTCAGGCCAAG AAATCCCCGTATGTGCAGGCTGCAATCAACACATCGTGGACCGCTTTATCCTCAAAGTGCTGGATCGCCACTGGCACAGCAAGTGCCTGAAATGCAGCGACTGCCAGGCGCAACTGTCGGAGAAGTGCTTCAGCAGGGGCGACAGCGTCTACTGCAAAGAGGATTTCTTCAA GAGATTCGGGACCAAATGCGCAGCGTGTCAGCAGGGCATACCGCCCACACAGGTGGTGAGGAGAGCGCAGGACTTCGTCTACCACCTACACTGTTTCGCCTGTATCGTGTGCAAGAGGCAGCTGGCCACAGGTGACGAGTACTACCTGATGGAGGACAGCAGGCTGGTGTGCAAGGCCGACTACGAGACCGCCAAACAGAGAG aagcAGACTCGACTGCAAAAAGGCCACGAACGACCATCACTGCTAAACAGCTGGAAACACTGAAGAATGCTTACAATAATTCTCCCAAACCTGCCCGCCACGTCCGAGAGCAGCTATCATCAGAGACGGGCCTGGATATGCGGGTTGTGCAG GTTTGGTTTCAGAACAGGCGAGCTAAAGAGAAAAGGCTAAAGAAAGACGCCGGTCGGCAGAGATGGGGGCAGTACTTCCGCAACATGAAGAGGTCACGAGGAAGCTCCAAATCTGACAAGGACAGCATTCAGGAGGAGGGCATGGACAGTGACGCAGAGGTGTCCTTCACAG ATGAACCACCGATGTCAGAGCTTGGCCTCACTAACGGCATCTACAGCAGCCTGAGTGAGTCCTCTCCAGCTATGGGGGGCCGCCAAGGGGGAAACAACCACAGCTCCTTCCCCCTGGAGCACGGCGTCCTCCCTTCTCAAGACCAGTTCCATGACATCCGCTCCAACAGCCCCTACGGCCTTCCTCAGTCACCGGGGTCGCTTCAGGCACTACCCAGACACCAGCCTCTCATCTCCAGCTTGGTCTACCCCGACTCCGGCCTTTCTATCATGACCCAGGGCAGCGGGCCGGGGATCAACCCTGCCATGAGGGTCTCCATGGGGGCTGCTAATGGCCCCAGCTCGGACCTCTCGACTGGCAGCAGCGGAGGATACCCAGACTTTCCTGCCAGTCCTGCCTCCTGGTTAGATGAAGTGGACCATGGGCAGTTTTGA
- the lhx3 gene encoding LIM/homeobox protein Lhx3 isoform X2, with translation MLLEHPGSSCQNTGNFSRYSSGQGKKIPVCAGCNQHIVDRFILKVLDRHWHSKCLKCSDCQAQLSEKCFSRGDSVYCKEDFFKRFGTKCAACQQGIPPTQVVRRAQDFVYHLHCFACIVCKRQLATGDEYYLMEDSRLVCKADYETAKQREADSTAKRPRTTITAKQLETLKNAYNNSPKPARHVREQLSSETGLDMRVVQVWFQNRRAKEKRLKKDAGRQRWGQYFRNMKRSRGSSKSDKDSIQEEGMDSDAEVSFTDEPPMSELGLTNGIYSSLSESSPAMGGRQGGNNHSSFPLEHGVLPSQDQFHDIRSNSPYGLPQSPGSLQALPRHQPLISSLVYPDSGLSIMTQGSGPGINPAMRVSMGAANGPSSDLSTGSSGGYPDFPASPASWLDEVDHGQF, from the exons ATGTTGCTTGAGCACCCGGGGTCAAGCTGTCAAAACACCGGAAATTTCTCCCGGTACAGTTCAGGCCAAGGTAAGA AAATCCCCGTATGTGCAGGCTGCAATCAACACATCGTGGACCGCTTTATCCTCAAAGTGCTGGATCGCCACTGGCACAGCAAGTGCCTGAAATGCAGCGACTGCCAGGCGCAACTGTCGGAGAAGTGCTTCAGCAGGGGCGACAGCGTCTACTGCAAAGAGGATTTCTTCAA GAGATTCGGGACCAAATGCGCAGCGTGTCAGCAGGGCATACCGCCCACACAGGTGGTGAGGAGAGCGCAGGACTTCGTCTACCACCTACACTGTTTCGCCTGTATCGTGTGCAAGAGGCAGCTGGCCACAGGTGACGAGTACTACCTGATGGAGGACAGCAGGCTGGTGTGCAAGGCCGACTACGAGACCGCCAAACAGAGAG aagcAGACTCGACTGCAAAAAGGCCACGAACGACCATCACTGCTAAACAGCTGGAAACACTGAAGAATGCTTACAATAATTCTCCCAAACCTGCCCGCCACGTCCGAGAGCAGCTATCATCAGAGACGGGCCTGGATATGCGGGTTGTGCAG GTTTGGTTTCAGAACAGGCGAGCTAAAGAGAAAAGGCTAAAGAAAGACGCCGGTCGGCAGAGATGGGGGCAGTACTTCCGCAACATGAAGAGGTCACGAGGAAGCTCCAAATCTGACAAGGACAGCATTCAGGAGGAGGGCATGGACAGTGACGCAGAGGTGTCCTTCACAG ATGAACCACCGATGTCAGAGCTTGGCCTCACTAACGGCATCTACAGCAGCCTGAGTGAGTCCTCTCCAGCTATGGGGGGCCGCCAAGGGGGAAACAACCACAGCTCCTTCCCCCTGGAGCACGGCGTCCTCCCTTCTCAAGACCAGTTCCATGACATCCGCTCCAACAGCCCCTACGGCCTTCCTCAGTCACCGGGGTCGCTTCAGGCACTACCCAGACACCAGCCTCTCATCTCCAGCTTGGTCTACCCCGACTCCGGCCTTTCTATCATGACCCAGGGCAGCGGGCCGGGGATCAACCCTGCCATGAGGGTCTCCATGGGGGCTGCTAATGGCCCCAGCTCGGACCTCTCGACTGGCAGCAGCGGAGGATACCCAGACTTTCCTGCCAGTCCTGCCTCCTGGTTAGATGAAGTGGACCATGGGCAGTTTTGA